The Sporomusa termitida genome has a window encoding:
- the murI gene encoding glutamate racemase, whose product MNDRPIGLFDSSLGGLTVYKEVKKILPNESYIYFGDTGRSPYGSRPESELKIFVKQIIQFMQKNEAKAIIIACNTVTALGLEQLSKEYRIPLIGVSRVPELTASTTRNKRVGVIGTEITVRSGLHKQAILHIDPAIQVFYKACPQFTPILNSGDLAGKEARDAVEEYLTPLKAERIDTLVLGCTAFPFLLPVIRDFMGEGVTIIDPAAETAMQLFRCLKQAGRLHKAENPTNKLLFSEPDIEKIRLIASKIINVDDCRFQYYDMSQGSDHI is encoded by the coding sequence TTGAACGATCGGCCTATTGGCTTGTTTGACTCAAGTTTGGGTGGATTGACGGTTTACAAAGAGGTAAAAAAGATATTGCCCAATGAGAGTTATATTTATTTTGGCGATACCGGCCGCTCGCCATATGGTTCGCGGCCTGAATCAGAATTGAAAATTTTTGTGAAACAAATTATTCAATTTATGCAAAAGAATGAGGCCAAAGCAATTATTATTGCCTGTAACACAGTTACCGCGCTAGGCTTGGAGCAATTGAGCAAAGAGTACAGAATACCGTTAATTGGCGTAAGCCGTGTTCCGGAACTGACGGCTTCAACTACCAGAAACAAACGAGTCGGCGTTATCGGCACAGAGATTACCGTTCGTTCAGGCTTGCATAAGCAAGCTATTTTGCATATAGATCCTGCTATTCAGGTGTTTTATAAAGCCTGCCCCCAATTTACACCAATACTTAATAGTGGTGACCTGGCAGGAAAAGAAGCCAGAGATGCTGTTGAAGAATATTTAACTCCGTTAAAAGCAGAGCGCATTGATACGCTGGTATTGGGGTGCACAGCTTTTCCGTTTCTGTTGCCGGTAATTAGGGATTTTATGGGAGAAGGTGTCACGATCATTGATCCGGCGGCAGAAACCGCAATGCAGCTCTTTCGTTGCTTAAAACAGGCCGGGCGGCTGCATAAAGCGGAAAATCCGACCAATAAGCTATTATTTTCGGAACCCGATATCGAGAAAATACGACTTATTGCCAGTAAAATCATCAACGTGGATGATTGCCGCTTTCAATATTATGACATGAGCCAGGGCAGTGATCATATCTGA
- a CDS encoding aspartate dehydrogenase domain-containing protein: MKKKVGIIGYGTIGKHVFEKLSQDEVEFAFVLERMAIADNKNGHLFTDSTEEIVRKCAAGVDLVIETATSQAVIELAPTILKVADMVVFSATAFADQEFLHQIKQICQTSGHNLYIPHGAILGLDGIFDGKDVLQAVSVTTTKRPENLGRTDTCRTILYEGSTRNVCKLYPRNVNVHAAIALAGLGFDKTQSKIISDPDSPGNTHSIEIKAQGCSFKIEVLSEPISGVTGAYTPVSAYSSIRRVLFNQGLVII, encoded by the coding sequence ATGAAGAAAAAAGTTGGTATTATTGGCTATGGTACAATAGGAAAGCATGTTTTTGAAAAATTATCCCAAGACGAAGTGGAATTCGCATTTGTGCTTGAGAGGATGGCAATCGCGGATAACAAAAATGGCCACCTATTTACCGACTCCACCGAAGAAATTGTAAGGAAATGCGCTGCGGGAGTGGATCTGGTCATAGAAACTGCAACTTCGCAAGCAGTAATAGAATTAGCTCCTACCATTCTCAAGGTTGCCGATATGGTTGTTTTTTCGGCAACGGCCTTTGCTGATCAAGAATTTCTGCACCAGATCAAGCAAATTTGCCAAACATCCGGACACAATCTCTATATTCCTCATGGCGCCATTTTGGGGCTTGACGGCATATTTGACGGAAAAGACGTTTTACAGGCGGTCTCGGTTACGACAACCAAGCGACCGGAAAATCTTGGCCGCACCGACACCTGCAGAACAATTCTTTACGAGGGATCAACCCGTAATGTCTGCAAGCTGTATCCCCGCAATGTCAATGTCCATGCAGCGATAGCCTTAGCCGGACTTGGCTTTGATAAAACCCAATCCAAGATTATTTCAGACCCTGACTCCCCGGGCAACACGCATAGCATTGAGATCAAAGCACAAGGCTGTTCGTTTAAAATCGAAGTATTAAGCGAGCCGATATCAGGGGTGACAGGGGCCTATACACCGGTTTCCGCCTATTCATCCATACGGCGGGTCTTATTCAATCAGGGGCTGGTAATAATTTGA
- a CDS encoding ABC transporter ATP-binding protein, whose protein sequence is MPVSKVVQATEPLIEVKHLVKHFPGKKKLFAPPAVVKAVNDLSFTIGKGTTYGLVGESGCGKSTTGRMLLRLIEPTSGEVFYQGKDILKLNRLELRQLRKDMQIVFQDPFSALNPRIRVGEAIREVLDIHSIGEPNTRREQVYELFHRVGLNREQYDRYPHEFSGGQRQRIVLARALAVDPGFIVCDEAVSALDVSTQSQVINLLEDLQQDLSLTYLFIAHNLSVVRHIADKIGVMYLGNLVEEANTDDLFSEPLHPYTQALLSAIPRTDLNSKRERIVLSGDVPSPLNLPAGCVFHTRCPAAREQCRQEAPPQKNVPAGRRVACHLY, encoded by the coding sequence ATGCCGGTCAGTAAGGTCGTTCAGGCAACGGAGCCGTTAATTGAGGTCAAGCATTTAGTAAAGCATTTTCCGGGGAAAAAGAAACTGTTTGCGCCTCCGGCTGTGGTCAAGGCTGTTAATGACCTTTCCTTTACCATCGGCAAAGGAACGACCTATGGCTTGGTCGGGGAGTCCGGCTGTGGGAAAAGTACGACCGGGCGTATGCTGCTGCGACTGATTGAGCCTACGTCCGGGGAGGTCTTTTACCAGGGAAAAGATATTTTAAAGTTAAATAGGCTGGAACTGCGTCAGCTGCGCAAAGACATGCAGATTGTTTTTCAGGATCCGTTTTCCGCCCTTAATCCCCGTATCCGGGTCGGTGAAGCCATCCGGGAAGTGCTGGACATCCATAGCATCGGTGAGCCTAATACCCGCAGAGAACAAGTCTATGAGCTTTTTCACCGGGTCGGATTAAACAGAGAGCAATATGACCGTTATCCGCATGAGTTTTCCGGCGGGCAGCGGCAGCGGATCGTGCTGGCGAGGGCACTGGCTGTAGATCCGGGTTTTATTGTGTGCGATGAAGCGGTGTCAGCTCTTGATGTTTCAACCCAGTCGCAGGTTATCAATCTTCTGGAAGACTTGCAGCAGGATTTGTCGCTGACCTATTTGTTTATTGCTCATAACTTGAGTGTTGTGCGGCATATTGCTGATAAAATTGGGGTTATGTATCTGGGAAACCTGGTTGAAGAAGCCAATACAGATGACCTATTCTCCGAGCCTTTACACCCTTATACCCAGGCCCTGCTGTCCGCTATCCCGCGGACGGATCTGAACAGTAAAAGAGAGCGTATTGTTTTGTCCGGTGATGTGCCGTCTCCGCTCAATTTACCGGCAGGCTGTGTTTTTCACACCAGGTGTCCGGCCGCCAGGGAGCAGTGCCGGCAAGAAGCTCCCCCGCAAAAAAATGTGCCGGCCGGCCGGCGGGTTGCCTGCCACCTTTATTAA
- a CDS encoding pyridoxal phosphate-dependent aminotransferase — MSLLHDKFSKIGVDNAPGQEVRQHIGEIRFRGKEIPGKPVDFSHGDVNAFEPIPGSLDEFTAGVRRGGEQAYTEYRGGSSIRLDLAAKLTRFSGAAVSADKGLIITPGTQGALFLAIGSTVARGDKVAIVEPDYFANRKLVQFFEGEVIPIQIDYLGTSEYAGLDLTQLEDAFKAGVRLFLFSNPNNPAGVIYSPAEIRAIAGLAQKYGATVIVDQLYSRLLYEGKTYTHLCTMDIDPENILTIIGPSKLESLSGYRLGVAFGSSKIIDRMEKLQAIVSLRAAGYSQAVLKTWFAEPAGWLDKRIVLHKAIRDDLLKILRSVEGLAVRVPEAGSYLFPRIPALAVTIQEFVKFLRLQAGVTVTPGTEFGSHFTDSFRLNLSQDHEAAVQAIERAVKLIERYRQ; from the coding sequence ATGAGTCTATTACATGACAAATTTTCCAAGATCGGTGTTGACAATGCCCCTGGCCAGGAAGTGCGCCAGCACATAGGGGAAATTCGGTTCCGGGGAAAAGAGATACCTGGCAAGCCGGTCGACTTTTCTCATGGCGATGTCAATGCCTTTGAGCCAATCCCCGGCTCGCTGGACGAATTTACTGCCGGCGTCCGGCGCGGCGGCGAGCAGGCCTATACTGAGTATCGCGGCGGCAGCAGCATTCGCCTGGATTTGGCGGCAAAGCTTACCAGGTTCAGCGGTGCTGCAGTTTCTGCTGACAAGGGCCTTATTATTACTCCCGGAACGCAGGGCGCGCTGTTTTTGGCAATAGGCTCTACCGTTGCCAGGGGTGATAAGGTGGCAATCGTTGAGCCTGACTACTTTGCCAACCGTAAGCTCGTCCAGTTCTTTGAGGGCGAGGTCATTCCCATCCAAATCGACTATCTTGGAACCTCCGAGTATGCCGGTTTAGACCTAACCCAGCTGGAGGACGCATTTAAGGCCGGCGTCAGACTCTTTTTATTTTCCAACCCCAACAACCCCGCAGGGGTAATCTATTCACCGGCCGAGATTCGTGCTATTGCCGGCCTTGCCCAAAAATACGGAGCCACAGTTATCGTCGATCAACTATACTCCCGGCTGCTGTACGAGGGGAAAACCTACACACACCTGTGCACGATGGACATCGATCCGGAGAATATACTTACCATCATAGGACCGTCAAAACTGGAATCCCTTAGTGGTTACCGGCTGGGAGTGGCCTTTGGCTCATCCAAAATCATCGACCGTATGGAGAAGCTACAGGCTATTGTGTCCTTGCGTGCTGCCGGCTATAGCCAGGCCGTGTTGAAGACCTGGTTTGCCGAGCCAGCCGGATGGTTAGATAAGCGTATCGTGCTGCATAAGGCAATCCGGGATGACTTATTAAAAATTCTCCGGTCAGTTGAGGGGCTGGCAGTAAGAGTACCGGAGGCCGGCAGCTACCTCTTTCCCCGCATTCCAGCGCTAGCTGTTACTATCCAGGAATTCGTCAAATTTCTTCGTCTTCAGGCCGGGGTAACAGTGACTCCCGGTACAGAATTCGGTTCGCATTTCACCGATAGTTTCCGTCTCAATCTTTCCCAGGATCATGAAGCAGCCGTACAGGCAATCGAACGTGCCGTTAAGCTAATCGAAAGATATCGCCAATAG
- a CDS encoding N-acyl-D-amino-acid deacylase family protein, with the protein MNTPILIKGATIYDGSGTPPFIADVLIAGGVISRIGRTIQPAGCEVVEAAGRILAPGFINTHSHSELEIFRDPRLLQVIGQGITTEVLGQDGSSVAPIDDAHVRELAENMAPLCGKTDRPYWWRSYADYMHEIETVNPAVRFVGLVGHGTVRMRVMGSENRVPTPGELKQICDIIEDSMAEGACGVSFGMIYPPSSYAPTEELIAVCRVVARHDGIVMVHTRNEMGRLIESFEEMVHVMKESGVRLLISHLKSLGFLNWGKVLRILDRMEQLQAEGYDITFDQYPWTAGSTGMKVIAPGWAYAGGEDEFHKRLHDPGLYEKILADTREELYARGSGKSVQIAAVPPGEFEWMAGLQLDAVAKRLDMDEAVAVLHILEKTRSSIICVYHALCEADVQKVMQSPYHCVCTDGIVGAVPHPRAYSTFPRFLGRYVRELGVIPLQTAIRNITFEPARRLRLWDRGLVRTGLAADLVLFDYERVMDTNSYAEPKKLPTGICKVWVKGVLRYQEGMSF; encoded by the coding sequence ATGAATACCCCTATTCTCATAAAAGGAGCAACTATCTATGACGGCAGTGGAACCCCGCCTTTTATCGCCGATGTTCTGATTGCCGGCGGTGTCATCAGCAGGATCGGCCGAACGATTCAACCGGCGGGCTGCGAGGTAGTGGAGGCGGCAGGCCGGATTCTCGCGCCTGGCTTTATCAATACCCACAGTCATTCCGAGCTTGAGATATTCAGGGATCCCCGGCTGCTGCAGGTAATCGGCCAGGGCATCACTACCGAGGTACTCGGACAGGACGGCTCGTCAGTCGCCCCCATCGACGACGCCCATGTCCGGGAACTGGCAGAGAATATGGCGCCGTTATGTGGCAAGACAGACCGCCCGTATTGGTGGCGGAGCTATGCCGATTACATGCATGAAATCGAAACGGTCAATCCCGCGGTGCGCTTCGTTGGCCTGGTGGGACACGGCACAGTCCGCATGCGGGTAATGGGCAGCGAAAACCGGGTTCCCACGCCTGGAGAACTCAAGCAGATCTGCGATATCATTGAAGACAGCATGGCTGAAGGTGCCTGCGGCGTTTCGTTCGGTATGATCTATCCACCCAGCAGTTATGCCCCCACCGAGGAACTCATCGCGGTCTGCAGGGTAGTGGCCCGGCATGACGGCATCGTCATGGTGCATACCCGCAACGAAATGGGCCGGTTAATTGAATCCTTTGAAGAGATGGTTCATGTAATGAAGGAGAGCGGCGTCAGGCTGCTGATCTCCCACCTCAAATCACTCGGTTTTCTTAACTGGGGCAAGGTGCTCAGGATCCTTGACCGCATGGAGCAGCTTCAGGCCGAAGGGTATGACATTACCTTTGACCAGTATCCCTGGACGGCAGGCAGCACCGGCATGAAAGTCATTGCGCCCGGCTGGGCCTATGCCGGCGGCGAGGACGAATTCCATAAACGCCTGCATGATCCCGGCCTTTATGAAAAGATCCTGGCAGACACCCGCGAGGAATTGTATGCGCGCGGCAGCGGCAAGAGCGTGCAGATTGCCGCCGTCCCTCCCGGTGAGTTTGAGTGGATGGCCGGCTTGCAGCTTGACGCCGTAGCCAAACGTCTGGACATGGACGAGGCGGTGGCGGTGCTTCATATTCTGGAAAAAACCCGTTCTTCGATCATTTGCGTTTACCATGCCCTTTGCGAGGCGGATGTGCAAAAAGTGATGCAAAGTCCCTATCATTGTGTTTGTACTGACGGTATTGTCGGCGCTGTGCCGCATCCGCGGGCCTATTCAACTTTTCCGCGCTTTCTGGGGCGCTATGTGCGTGAGCTTGGCGTTATACCACTGCAAACAGCCATCCGCAACATCACTTTCGAACCGGCCCGGCGCCTGCGGCTGTGGGATCGCGGACTGGTGCGCACAGGGCTGGCGGCTGACCTGGTGCTGTTCGATTACGAGCGGGTGATGGATACCAACAGCTATGCCGAACCCAAAAAACTGCCGACAGGCATTTGCAAGGTCTGGGTGAAAGGCGTGCTGCGCTATCAGGAAGGAATGTCCTTTTAA